GGGATGGACGCTCACGCATTGCCATGGGTGCAAATCATCAATGATCCCAAGACAACCGGCGAGCTAGCTGAGATGAAAGTTGTCGCTGGCTTTCCCGGCGGCAGTACCGATATCCCAGAAAGCATGGAACGCATCGCAGCGAACACTCAACCGATCGCGGACCTCGGCGTCGAGATTGTTGATTCGATCGATGATCTGTTGCCGAAAGTCGATGTGGTGTTGATGCTGAGCATTGATGGTCGTAAACATCTGGACGAGGCGAACAAGGTTTTTGCGGCGGGTAAACCAGTCTTCATTGATAAACCAGTCGCCGGTTCGCTTGCTGAGGCGATCGAAATCTTCCGCTTAGCTCAACTTCATCAAGTGAAATGCTTCTCCAGTTCCGCGCTCCGATTCGCGCCCAAAACAGTCAACATTGGTGAGCGTGAGAAATTGGGTGAGGTAGTGGGTTGTGATCAATACGCACCCTGTACGCTCGAACAACATCATCCTGATTTCTTCTGGTACGGTATCCATGGCGTTGAACCGCTATTCACCATTATGGGCAGTGGCTGCGTTTCAGTATCTCGCATCCATACCAAAGGAACCGACATGAGTGTGGGCGTTTGGCAGGATGGACGGATTGGCACGTTCCGCGGCATCCGTGACGGCCAGCGTGGCTACGGAGCGACCGTCTTCGGTACCCAAGGAATCGTTCAAGCAGGTGCGTTCGAAGGCTATGAACCATTGATTGTCGAGATCATTCGTTTTTTCAAGACAGGCGAACCACCGGTAACACCGGAACAGACTTTAGAGATTTTTGCGTTCATGGAAGCTGCCGATGAGAGCAAACGCCGTGGTGGTGCTCCCGTGACACTCGACAGCGTGATGCAGAAAGCGCGAAGCTTGGCCGCTGAAAAATAGGGCGAGAGATCGGTGCTCGGATGATAACGTAGCTCAGGACGATGGTCCTGAGCGAGCAAGTGCGACCCGGACGTGACGAAGGTTCCATCCTACGATTTATAACTGAGAATTGATACATGATGAGCAACGCTTCCATCCGCTTCGTAATCGCATTTTTGTTAAGCACATTGTGTGGCGTAAACTCGCCAGCCATGGCAGCGGAGTGGGAAACCGTGTCTGTTCCCGGCGGCCAGGAATTCACCGGCAACGCGTGGTACCGAACCTGGTTCAAACCACATCCAACGTTCTTCACTCAACATGAACGCGACCTGTTCGGAGAATCGGTGATCCTCAACATTCGCGATCTCCCTGGGGCTCACGAAGTCTATCTCAACGGTACAAAGATCGGCGGCGGGGGATCCTTTCCACCGGAGTATGTCGATGGCCGAGCCGGAAACCATCGCTATAAAATACCTTCGGGCAGCTTGGTTCCTGACCAATGGAACGAACTCACCGTGCGAGTCTACACCCCGGACGGAGATGGTTCGGTAGAGCAGGGTGGCTTCCTCTCCGAGGCGCCGTTTGTGATGAACTACTTTTGGGAATGTGTTTTCGCGGGCGACTGGGAGTTTCGACGAGGCGAGGATCCAC
This genomic window from Allorhodopirellula heiligendammensis contains:
- a CDS encoding Gfo/Idh/MocA family protein gives rise to the protein MDSHSIRFALFMVCSLVGTVDRAIAERPSTPLRAGIIGMDAHALPWVQIINDPKTTGELAEMKVVAGFPGGSTDIPESMERIAANTQPIADLGVEIVDSIDDLLPKVDVVLMLSIDGRKHLDEANKVFAAGKPVFIDKPVAGSLAEAIEIFRLAQLHQVKCFSSSALRFAPKTVNIGEREKLGEVVGCDQYAPCTLEQHHPDFFWYGIHGVEPLFTIMGSGCVSVSRIHTKGTDMSVGVWQDGRIGTFRGIRDGQRGYGATVFGTQGIVQAGAFEGYEPLIVEIIRFFKTGEPPVTPEQTLEIFAFMEAADESKRRGGAPVTLDSVMQKARSLAAEK